In Geovibrio ferrireducens, the genomic window AACACATATTCGCTTTTGACAGGGATTCTGTCTAACAATCTGATAGCTGATTCCGGAACCAACAATGTTTTTGCCTTCTTGTTTTTGGTTTTCTTGAGCCTGATCATACATCTGTCGCGATCTATATCATCCCACTTCATTCTGAAAATACTTGAGACTCTCAACCCGGTAAACAAGGCAAATAATATCAGTTCTCCCCCGTTGTCCCTGAATGCGTACTCATTGCACACCTTGACTAAGGCGGCAGCTTCAACGGCAGTCAGAGCCTCGACGATAGTATTGTCCGGAGTGCTGAGTTTTATCCGTCCCGCCGGGTTGTTTTCATTATAAATCTTTATATCAGCCAGATAATTAAAGAGCCGCTTAACAACCTGTAGGTATTGTCTGACAGTAGCCGGAGACAAATTCACCGACTCTTTTTCAGAGGTCAGCTTATTTACTTTAATAACCTTTTTAAGCTTTATTTTTGAAATGTAGTCTTCGATGTGAGTCGGAGTTATAGCTGTTATCAGCTGCTCACCATAATCTTTTTTGAAAACCTGAAGGCGCAATTTATCATCATTCCATGATGCGGGTTTTTCCGCCTCTGCCCATGTCAAATAACGGGAGATAGCTTCATTTATGGTGATTGCCTTCTGTTCCTCCGTTGCTTCATCAAGCAACTTTTTACTCCTGATTCTTGCCGCAACAGCGACAGAAAACTGGTCCGAAAGCCACCCTACTTTCTCTTGCTTCTGCTTACCGTTCTTATAATATTTAATATAGAAACAGCGGTCAGGTTTGCCTTTGTACCGTTTTGACTCTGACTCGTAGTAATAAACACCAGAAGCACTGGTCTTTGTTAACTTCATAATTTTTCTCTTTTTACACTTGTTTTACACTTACAGAGATAGAAAAGAGTATAGAAATATATAAAAACGAGCGCAAGCATAAAAGAAATAAACACATATCCATTAGGCTTTTTAGTAAAAAATAGAATTATGGAGAAGATTGTTTTAAGGTTATGTGCCGTACTCAAAATCCGCCGGTGGCAACATCGTGGGGGTTCGAGTCCCCCTTTCGGCACTCTTTATTATCAACTGCTTACGTGATTTAGCACGCTAAATAAAAATCCCATTTTTACACTTTTCTAACGTTTTTTCTAACGCCTGTAGTCAGTGAATGACTACAGGAACAATTCCTGTTTACTCACAGAGCGATAGATATTAGAATCAATAAAACATCATTGACGGAGCAACCATGCCTGAAAATCAGAATACCGAATATAAAGAAAGCTGGAATGATGACCATCTGAAACAGCTTTGCAGTTTTGCAAATGCACAGGGCGGCGTTCTTTATGTCGGTATTAATGATGACGGACAGGTTGTCGGCGTTAGTAACTATAAAAAACTTGCTGACGATCTGCCGAATAAGATTCAAAGCAAGCTTGGCATATTCCCTGAAATCAGCCTGAAAGAGCAGGACTGTAAGCATTTTCTTGAAATACATATCAGACCTTCTTCAATGGCAATCTCTTTAAGCGGCAGATATTACCAGCGCACCGGAAGCACCACAAAAGAGGTTGTGGGCAAAGCCCTGACTGAATTTCTGCTCTGCAAATCCGGCATGTCTTGGGGTGATGTCATAGAAGAAGATGCCACCTTTGATGACATCGACAATGAAAGTGTTGCCGTGTATCTCAATGACGCAGAGCGCTCAGGGCGCATCCCTGACGCAAAGAATCTGTCTGTTCATGAACTGCTTGATAAGCTGAACCTAACCAAAAACGGCAGACTGAAAAGAGCCGCCATAATTCTTTTCGGCAAAAATCCCGAAAAGTTCTACCGCCACACATATGTAAAAGTCGGACGGTTTGTCGGCGGAGAAATTTCCCCTAAGTTCCATGAAATAATCGAAGGCAACATAATCAGCTTACAGAAAAGAGTTTTTGAGATAATTGAAACCAAATTCATAATAAAGAACATATCCTTTGAGGGCGTGAACCGCATAGAAACACCTGAATACCCCTTCCCTGCCCTTCGGGAAGCGATCTTGAACGCCTTGATTCATCGTGATTACATGGGCAACATGACGCAGATTAAAATATATGACGACCGCCTGCAAATCTGGAATGACGGCTCACTTGTGGAAGGCTTGACCGTTGAAATGCTAAAGCAGAACCACCCTTCCAGACCGAGAAACAGGCTCATTGCCGATGCCTGCCTGAAGGGAGGCTACATTGAAGCATGGGGAACAGGAATACCGAAAATCATTGATACCTGCAAATCCGCAGGTTTGCCTGAACCTGAAATCTGTGAAGCCTTCGGCGGCTTTCAGATAACCATCTTCAAAGACAGATACAACGAAGCCTCGCTCCGAAAAATGGGCTTAAACGAACGGCAGATCAAAGCCGTTCTCTATGTAAAGGAAAACGGCTCAATCACCAATTCGGAGTATCAGAAGCTGAATGACGTGGGCAAGACAACAGCCACAGAAGAACTTGGCAATCTAGCAGACAAAGATTTACTGTTCCATTCAGGAACTGGGCGAGGCAGCAATTATACTTTAAAATAATCGGCCGCTAATTGGCCGAATTGGCCAGTAATTGACCGCTAATTGGATGATACATTAAGTCAACAGCCTATTATCTCATTGACGGATAAATGGCGATGATGACAGATAGATGACGTACAACATAGTTATACAATATCGTAACCAACCAATTAAACTGTTAATATTAAACAAATTGTCGAAATAGAATACGCAACTGAAAATTTAAAATTATTAAGCCTAAAAACTGATTTTAAAGTAACATAATGGTGAGCAAGACATATCATAACGAAAAAAAATGCTAAATAATCGTATACATTTAATCTTCCAGATAAAGTTCCTAAACCTCTGGTGTAAAATTGCATGAGAACCATCGAAACAAAAAAGGCAGATAGCACGTTTGCAAATCCAAGCATTCCAAGATTAAATTTTGATTTAAAGAAATATTTGAAGGGAATGCATAAGAGAACCATTAGAAACAAATACCTGGCTAACATATGTATATATAGGGCAAATCCACTTGATAATATCATTGTAATTATTTCTTGCTCAGATGCCATAAATAAATGAGCAAAATTGGTTATAAGAGATACTATAAAAATTGAAGATAAAACCAAAAACAGTAATATCAAGTTGGCATGCCATTGTTTATTTGAAACATGCAACTTATGAAGTTTAGATGGATTAATAACTACATATTTTAACGCAAGCAAAAAATTATTAATAAAATTATTTACATCTCTTTTATTCAAAAATGACTCACATCCTAATTCTTTTTGAGAACTAGTATTTAATGAAGAGATCGATTTTCTATTTGGTTTTATAGAGACAATAAGACCATCTAAAACAATTTGATATTCATTGGAAGCTTCATAGAATTTATTGAACTCATCGATATATGATGAAATGATTGCAAATCCTCTGGTGACAGCATTGGAAGGGTTTCCAGATTTAGGTTCATCATATTCTTTATTATTTATGGCTGAAGATTTTACTGTATCATAAAACATCTTCTGAGACACCCTTACAATATTACCTGATTTTTCATATATATCAATAAGTTTACTTATCCTCGCCAAGGCGACAACAGCTTCAGGATGTTTTTCAGTAACAAAAGATTTAAATGAAATAAGGTATTTGATAATTGTCGTTTTTTCATATTCAGAAAAACTACACTCACTTTTTTTCCTTTTAGTCATGATGTACTTGCCTCCTTTTTGCATAAGAAAGTAACTATGTTATTTTTATTAATTATTTCTGATAAAGACAAGAAAAATAAGGAGAAAAATATGCAAAAATATTTAGACATCGATGAAACGGCAGAATTCCTGAAAATCAAAAAGGCAACAATCTATCAGATGACGCACATGCAACAGATTCCGCATATCAAACTAGGCGGAAAGCTTCTGTTCGATCCTAATGATCTTGAGAAATGGTTAGAAGGAAAAAAAGTCAATGTGAGGAGACACCAATGAGCCTCATGCGTCCGGTATCCGTTGCTAATGCAATCAACTATTACTATGAGGACGATCCTATCTTCTCAAAAGATGAAAGAAGCAACTCAGAATGGCTGGGCAGAAGCAGCAAGATCCTGAAATTAAGCGGCGAAATCAGAAAACAGGAGTTTGCAAATATACTTCATGGACTGCACCCGATGAGCAAAGAAGAGCTTATTCAGCGTGGAGTAAACAGCCAGCACCGTGCGGGGATGGATTTTGTTTTCTCCGCTCCGAAATCTGTTTCTATACATGGCATCTATCTTCAGGAAAGAGGGGTTACCGAAGCCCACAACAAGGCTGTAAAAGAAGCGGTAACATATATGGAATCTATTGTCACATACCGCTCCACAGAAGACGGGCAGACAACATACGAGAAATCCGGCAATATAGTTGCTGCCGCTTTCCATCACTCCACATCAAGAGCAAACGACCCGCAGCTGCATACCCATGTTGTTGTGGCAAATATGACGCATACTAATGACGGCTGGCGGGCAATCACTAACGAATCATTATTCCTGCAACAAAACAACATTAATCAGGTCTATCAGAACTATCTGGCACATTATCTTATGGAGGCAGGCTACTCCATTGAACGCAAAAACGGTTCATTTGAAATAGCCGGATACAAAGATGAATGGATAAAGGAGTTTTCCAAACGTTCAGAAGAAGTTACTAAATATCTTACAGACAATCTTGAAACGCTGAAGCAGCAATACCCCAATGCCTCCCATGAAGAGCTGGTGGACATCGCAAGGCTAGCGAGCAGAGATTCAAAAGATCATCAGGTAACAGCCGAGGAACTCCATAAAAACTGGGAATCGAGAGTTTCCAAAGACTTGATAATCGAACACACCAATAGGAAGGAGCAGCAGCACTTTAAGGATTTTGATTTGGAGAAGGCTGCGGTATTGGTTACCGAATCCCAATCGCTTTTCAGCAAAGATCAACTTGCCCTTGAATACCTGAAGCTCAATATAGGCACTAAAACCATTGATGACTTTAACAAAGAATTCAGAAAAATGCAGTCTGAAAATGTGATTGTATCTGTCGGAGCAGTAAATACCCGAATCGGCACGAAATCCATCAGTCTTGAAACCCAACTATATACCACATCGGAAGTCCTTGAGCTTGAAAGAACGATCATGAACAGGCTGGGAAATCAACAACACCAACAGCCCCTGTCCGGTCAAACCGTTATTGATAAATATCTGGGAAACAGCTCTCTGACCAGCGGCCAAAATGACCTGATTAAAAGTGTTCTCACTTCAGATAAACAATTCATTTTCGTTCAGGGTGATGCAGGAACGGGAAAAACCTTTGCTCTGGAAAAGCTTGCTGACATTCTGCGTGAGGAATCGCCATCAACGAATATAATAGGTGCAGGTTACACAGGAAAAGCCGCTGCCGAAATAGAATCCAAAACGTCAGGCAAAATTAAGGCGCATACTCTTCACAGCCTTTTGAACAACTCTGATGCGCATATCACAACAAAAGACACCCTTTTGATTGTGGATGAAGCGTCCATGATAAGCTCCAAACAGTTCAGCAGCATTATTAACTTAGCCGAAGCGACTGATGCTAAGATCGTCTTTATCGGCGATACAAAACAGCTTCAGCCAGTGCAGGCGGGGCAGATTTTTAAAGATGCCGTTGAGCGGTTCGGCGCAGACGCTGTTATGACGGAAAATATGCGCCAGAAGACAGAAATAGCCCAGCAGGCAGTTGAATATGTTAAGCAATATGCCGAAGGGTTGAATGATGAAGGAATAAAGGATGTAATCGACTCTCTGAAATCGGCTTCAAAAATATATGAAGACGCTTCCTTCAGCAAAGCTATCGAAAAAGCTGCGGAGGACTACATAAAAAGCACTGAGGAAGGCAAATATCCCCTTCTCATCACCCACAGAAACGAGATCAAAGATATTCTTAACTCACAAATCAGAAATGAAATATTGCCGCCTGATGCGCAGCACTTTGAGCTGAATGTCAGAGAACAGTTAAATATCAACAGGACTGACAAATTCAGCTCTCACAGCTATCAGGAAGGACAGCCTGTCTTTATCAATTCTTCAACAGAAAACCTCAGAGCCGGTTCCGAATGGAAAATTGCATCTATTGACCATGAAAATAATTCCTTAAGCCTTACCAACTCAAAAGGATTCAATGCCGAAATAGATTTGCATGAACACGGACAGAGCATTTCCGCCTTCAGCGAGCAGACAAAGGAGTTCGCCGCCGGAGACAGAATAGTCTTTGAAAAGAATGACCATCTTCTGGGCGTAAAAAACGGTCAGACAGGCCGCATTGACAGCTTTGAAAACGGTATACTCACCGTCACGAAGGACAGCTGCGAAAGCATCAGCTTCAAACCTGAAACATACAACTATTTGGATCACGGATATGCGCTGACCGTCCATAAGGCGCAGGGGCAGACCTGCGATACGGTTCAGTACATCACAGAGGGCAACGACAGGATGATTAATACAGAAGGCTTCTACGTTGCCATGACCAGAGCCAAAGACGACATCCGCATATACACCGACAATGCTGATAAGCTCGCCGAACGTGCGGAGCTTCATGAGAACGAACACTCACTCCACAAAATGCTGGATAACGACAAATCGCAAGCACATGAAAACACCGCTCAGATGGAAATCTGACTCGGATAAGGGGGATACTCCACGCAACCATGTTGCATTGAGAAGTTAGGATAAATGCTGATACATTAAAGATTTATATAGAGAGTTCTGCCATGCGGAATGCATTGCAGAAGATGCGCTTAATAAGCTGAAAGTCTGGCCAGACAATGCACTAATAACGCACAACAAAAACAATACGGAGGACATACGATGAAAAATGTCACTTTCAGAATTTCCTTTCAGGATTTTGCTGCTCTGAAAGACTTTGCTGAGTCAAGAAATATGACCGTCAGCGAAGCTATGAGAGAGCTGATCCGAAGCATCGGAAAACAGAAGGCATTTGAAGCCAGACTAATTGAATTTATGAAGAAGATTGAGTCTGAGCTTGGAGCCGGAAACGGCGATAATGACGCCGTCAGAAGACTTACTGATGAAATGGTGAATATCAATAAAGGCTTGTCAATTCTGCTGAACAGGCATGGGCGCAATGAGTGGGAAGATATGAATAAGCTGAAAAAGGCTCTATATCTTCTTGCAGGTTCAAACCCTCATGCAGCTAAAGAAATCAAAGCAGTCTTTGAGAATTAGGAGATAATTATGTCAAATGGTAAAACATATACAGGGTTTGAGGCTTGGAAATATAACCTGAAAATGTCACTGAGAATGAGGCTGTTCATACTTTTAGCCCTGACGGCTATTTATCTGGGATTTATAGCCGCATATATTCTGCTGAAATATGATGCGGAAGAAATTAAAATTTTAGCAAAATGGGCGGCATCAGCATTTTGGGCGCATTTTCTTCCCAAATACCCGTTTAACATTGTCCATGAAGGTGAAATACTCAAAGTGACAGCAGCAAGATATTACGAAATATTCTATGAAATAGGCACGGAGCATATAAACATGCTGAAGACATTTGCTGTCAGGTCTTTGCTGGTTTATCTGGGCTATTTTCCGGCAATATGGTTCTTTAAAAAGAAGGCAAATGAGCATTCCGCTGAGGATTTCAGGAGGGGAACTGAAATACTCACGCCAAAACAGCTTAATAAACTGACAAAGAAGGAAAAGTGCTATTTGAAAATCGGTGAAGTCAACATGCCCGTTTCCGCCGAAAACAAGCATTGCTTCATAGTCGGCCGCCCCGGTACTGGCAAAACTGTTCTGACCAGCGCACTGATTGAGCAAATAAGAGCCAGAGGCGATAAGGCGGTCATCTATGACTTCAAAGGTGATTATGTCAGCAGATTTTATGATCCGGAAAAAGATTTGCTGTTCAATCCACTGGACAGCCGCTCTGTCAGTTGGAATATTTTTGCTGATATGCACACTCCGATGGATATAATATCCATGACATCATCGCTGATACCGGAGCTTCCACACACTTCGCAGCCTTTCTTCAATCTTGCCGCCAGAGATGTGCTCAACGGGGCATTCAGCTATCTTTACAGCACAAACAGGAAAAGTTATGCCGCTCTTTGGGAGATTATCAGCAAAGCTCCTGAAGAACTTTCTGAAATTCTCAAAAATACCAAAGGCGGAACTGCCGGAGCAATACACATCGCTGATCCGGCAAATAAGCAGACAGGCTCTGTTATGTCAACCCTGCACCTGTATTCAAAGATCTTTGAGTATATGCAGGACAGCGAGAACGGTTTCAGCATCGGTGACTGGATAAAAAACGGTTCGGGGATACTCTTCATATCCAACTATGCAGAGCTGAAGGAGACACTGCGCCCTATTCTGACTGTGTTTATAGACACTATCGCCAGAAACCTGCTAGCACAGCCGGAGAACACAGCCAACAGGCTTTTCCTGATGATTGATGAATTCGGCACGCTCCAGAAAATGCAGAAGATTATTGAACTGCTGAATCTCTCACGAAGTAAAGGCGGTGCGGTGTTTCTCGGCATTCAGGATATTGGTCAGATAGACAATATTTACGGCAAAGAGTTGAGAAGCAGTATAATCAATGCTTGCAGCACAAATGTCATTTTCGGGGTAAACGACCCTGACACGGCGGATTTCCTCAGCAGGAAAATAGGCGACAGGGAATATAAAACTCCATATTCCGGCTTTACGGTCGGATCTGCCGATGAAAGAAACGCTCTCTCCCTGAACAAACAGAGAGTCAAAGAGCCGCTGATGATTTCCTCAGAAATAATGCAGCTGCCTGATTTAAAATGCTTTGTCCGCTTCCCTAACTTTTCCGGCAGCGTAACTAGCCTGAAGCCTAAATCATACATGGAGCTTCAGCCCAGCTTCCTCATGCGTCCGGATTTGTCTCTGGACAACATCTTTCTGGAATGCAGGGAAATTCTGAGCGAATTGAACCTAAAAGCACGGGAAGGAAAGGGAGCTGTTGAGATAGAGAAATTCTAACAAAAACATTCGGTTTAGGGCAGAAATGCCCTAAACCTCTATGAATACAGTTCTATTCAAATAGTATCACAACATATTTTCGTTAAAGTAATCCGTATCGATTTCTTTGATTTCGTATGTATCCTTCACCGATACACCTATATTATGCTTTACCATCAACTCCGCCAGTTTGCGCC contains:
- a CDS encoding tyrosine-type recombinase/integrase, yielding MKLTKTSASGVYYYESESKRYKGKPDRCFYIKYYKNGKQKQEKVGWLSDQFSVAVAARIRSKKLLDEATEEQKAITINEAISRYLTWAEAEKPASWNDDKLRLQVFKKDYGEQLITAITPTHIEDYISKIKLKKVIKVNKLTSEKESVNLSPATVRQYLQVVKRLFNYLADIKIYNENNPAGRIKLSTPDNTIVEALTAVEAAALVKVCNEYAFRDNGGELILFALFTGLRVSSIFRMKWDDIDRDRCMIRLKKTKNKKAKTLLVPESAIRLLDRIPVKSEYVFPSRYTEGQRQDIRTLWDKAKKLAGIRPHVRFHDLRHTYATFLVESGVQIDVVSKMLTHSSIQVTQKYAHVRDQRLQHAAQQANIMYTDKPARKLKAKSAARRFRATITGNRHPDEDSSD
- a CDS encoding ATP-binding protein gives rise to the protein MPENQNTEYKESWNDDHLKQLCSFANAQGGVLYVGINDDGQVVGVSNYKKLADDLPNKIQSKLGIFPEISLKEQDCKHFLEIHIRPSSMAISLSGRYYQRTGSTTKEVVGKALTEFLLCKSGMSWGDVIEEDATFDDIDNESVAVYLNDAERSGRIPDAKNLSVHELLDKLNLTKNGRLKRAAIILFGKNPEKFYRHTYVKVGRFVGGEISPKFHEIIEGNIISLQKRVFEIIETKFIIKNISFEGVNRIETPEYPFPALREAILNALIHRDYMGNMTQIKIYDDRLQIWNDGSLVEGLTVEMLKQNHPSRPRNRLIADACLKGGYIEAWGTGIPKIIDTCKSAGLPEPEICEAFGGFQITIFKDRYNEASLRKMGLNERQIKAVLYVKENGSITNSEYQKLNDVGKTTATEELGNLADKDLLFHSGTGRGSNYTLK
- a CDS encoding helix-turn-helix domain-containing protein, producing the protein MQKYLDIDETAEFLKIKKATIYQMTHMQQIPHIKLGGKLLFDPNDLEKWLEGKKVNVRRHQ
- the mobF gene encoding MobF family relaxase, producing the protein MSLMRPVSVANAINYYYEDDPIFSKDERSNSEWLGRSSKILKLSGEIRKQEFANILHGLHPMSKEELIQRGVNSQHRAGMDFVFSAPKSVSIHGIYLQERGVTEAHNKAVKEAVTYMESIVTYRSTEDGQTTYEKSGNIVAAAFHHSTSRANDPQLHTHVVVANMTHTNDGWRAITNESLFLQQNNINQVYQNYLAHYLMEAGYSIERKNGSFEIAGYKDEWIKEFSKRSEEVTKYLTDNLETLKQQYPNASHEELVDIARLASRDSKDHQVTAEELHKNWESRVSKDLIIEHTNRKEQQHFKDFDLEKAAVLVTESQSLFSKDQLALEYLKLNIGTKTIDDFNKEFRKMQSENVIVSVGAVNTRIGTKSISLETQLYTTSEVLELERTIMNRLGNQQHQQPLSGQTVIDKYLGNSSLTSGQNDLIKSVLTSDKQFIFVQGDAGTGKTFALEKLADILREESPSTNIIGAGYTGKAAAEIESKTSGKIKAHTLHSLLNNSDAHITTKDTLLIVDEASMISSKQFSSIINLAEATDAKIVFIGDTKQLQPVQAGQIFKDAVERFGADAVMTENMRQKTEIAQQAVEYVKQYAEGLNDEGIKDVIDSLKSASKIYEDASFSKAIEKAAEDYIKSTEEGKYPLLITHRNEIKDILNSQIRNEILPPDAQHFELNVREQLNINRTDKFSSHSYQEGQPVFINSSTENLRAGSEWKIASIDHENNSLSLTNSKGFNAEIDLHEHGQSISAFSEQTKEFAAGDRIVFEKNDHLLGVKNGQTGRIDSFENGILTVTKDSCESISFKPETYNYLDHGYALTVHKAQGQTCDTVQYITEGNDRMINTEGFYVAMTRAKDDIRIYTDNADKLAERAELHENEHSLHKMLDNDKSQAHENTAQMEI
- a CDS encoding type IV secretion system DNA-binding domain-containing protein, producing the protein MSNGKTYTGFEAWKYNLKMSLRMRLFILLALTAIYLGFIAAYILLKYDAEEIKILAKWAASAFWAHFLPKYPFNIVHEGEILKVTAARYYEIFYEIGTEHINMLKTFAVRSLLVYLGYFPAIWFFKKKANEHSAEDFRRGTEILTPKQLNKLTKKEKCYLKIGEVNMPVSAENKHCFIVGRPGTGKTVLTSALIEQIRARGDKAVIYDFKGDYVSRFYDPEKDLLFNPLDSRSVSWNIFADMHTPMDIISMTSSLIPELPHTSQPFFNLAARDVLNGAFSYLYSTNRKSYAALWEIISKAPEELSEILKNTKGGTAGAIHIADPANKQTGSVMSTLHLYSKIFEYMQDSENGFSIGDWIKNGSGILFISNYAELKETLRPILTVFIDTIARNLLAQPENTANRLFLMIDEFGTLQKMQKIIELLNLSRSKGGAVFLGIQDIGQIDNIYGKELRSSIINACSTNVIFGVNDPDTADFLSRKIGDREYKTPYSGFTVGSADERNALSLNKQRVKEPLMISSEIMQLPDLKCFVRFPNFSGSVTSLKPKSYMELQPSFLMRPDLSLDNIFLECREILSELNLKAREGKGAVEIEKF